The following proteins are co-located in the Desulfobaccales bacterium genome:
- a CDS encoding SGNH/GDSL hydrolase family protein, with translation MPETPNASSESWFHRNPKKTLVFFTLFLMLAAAFAAEQYLQFRNHRKGIVLSSEGEIRYIRLREYRPGTRLLMTLPQSHLPYTDNVFDKEYRFDIDKNGFIAPSQKYDHPDKVIVFLGGSTTECMYMDEDHRFPYLVGKILEGETGAKINSYNGGMSGNNTLHAIDLLINKVIPLHPQVVVFMENINDLSTLLYEGTYWNEHNARAPLETLKKTRLVGKLLKEILFPELNQAYRVLKERLASKPWDEFMGVRGKKLTFDKTTFVREFAMNLKALICICQAHEIIPVLMTQANRITPHPDPVVAAYIGRYGNDTGIGYAQLKDLYDAFNDTIREVGRKNHVMVIDLAKEIPPNKHYLYDIVHFNDAGSEMAARIIANRLKGLLTPQ, from the coding sequence ATGCCGGAGACCCCAAACGCTAGCTCAGAGAGCTGGTTTCACCGCAACCCCAAGAAGACCTTGGTTTTTTTTACCCTGTTTCTGATGCTGGCCGCAGCCTTTGCCGCAGAACAATATCTCCAATTCCGTAACCATCGCAAAGGGATAGTCTTATCCTCCGAAGGCGAAATTAGATATATCCGGCTGCGAGAGTACCGTCCCGGCACCCGCCTTCTGATGACCTTGCCGCAAAGCCATCTGCCCTACACCGACAATGTCTTTGACAAAGAATACCGCTTTGATATCGACAAAAACGGTTTTATCGCCCCTTCCCAAAAATATGACCACCCCGATAAGGTCATCGTCTTCCTGGGAGGGTCCACCACCGAATGCATGTATATGGACGAGGACCACCGCTTTCCTTATCTGGTGGGGAAGATTCTCGAGGGGGAGACGGGGGCAAAGATCAATTCCTACAACGGCGGGATGTCCGGCAACAACACCCTGCACGCCATCGATCTTTTGATCAACAAAGTAATTCCGTTGCATCCGCAAGTTGTTGTCTTCATGGAGAACATCAACGACCTGAGCACCCTCCTCTATGAAGGCACGTATTGGAACGAGCATAACGCCCGGGCGCCCCTGGAAACCTTAAAAAAGACCAGGCTGGTGGGCAAGCTTTTGAAAGAGATTCTTTTCCCCGAATTGAATCAAGCTTATCGAGTTTTAAAAGAAAGACTGGCCAGTAAGCCATGGGATGAATTTATGGGCGTCCGGGGGAAAAAGCTGACGTTTGATAAGACAACGTTTGTGCGTGAATTCGCCATGAATCTCAAGGCGCTGATCTGTATCTGCCAGGCCCATGAGATTATCCCGGTGTTGATGACCCAGGCCAACCGAATCACACCGCATCCCGACCCGGTGGTGGCGGCTTACATCGGGCGCTACGGCAATGATACCGGCATCGGCTATGCTCAGCTTAAAGATCTGTACGATGCCTTTAACGACACCATCCGGGAAGTGGGCCGGAAAAATCACGTCATGGTCATCGACCTGGCCAAAGAGATTCCCCCTAATAAGCACTACCTCTATGATATCGTCCACTTCAACGACGCCGGCTCCGAAATGGCAGCCCGGATCATCGCCAACCGCCTAAAAGGGCTTTTGACGCCGCAATAG
- a CDS encoding class I SAM-dependent methyltransferase encodes MSAMIPDLEGYFRGLAPLGDALLLELEEEAKREAIPIVGPVVGELLFVLARATGATRILELGTATGYSGIFLGRACAEINGRVVSLEYDEAMAARARANLARAGLTDVVEVKVGEALNLMAAMGETFDLIFLDIDKESYLPALSLARGLLRSGGLLVADNTGFTGAADFNREILSHPAWRAVHLLSFLPRHSPEHDGLTLAVKVAMSGKLW; translated from the coding sequence ATGAGCGCCATGATACCTGATTTGGAAGGTTATTTCCGAGGCCTGGCGCCCTTAGGCGATGCCTTGCTCTTGGAGCTGGAGGAAGAGGCCAAACGTGAAGCCATCCCCATCGTGGGTCCGGTGGTGGGAGAGCTGCTCTTTGTTTTGGCCCGAGCCACAGGTGCCACCCGTATCCTGGAATTGGGCACGGCCACGGGGTATTCCGGCATTTTTCTGGGGCGGGCCTGCGCTGAGATCAACGGCCGGGTCGTGAGCCTGGAGTACGACGAGGCCATGGCCGCCCGAGCCCGGGCCAACCTCGCCCGGGCCGGACTTACGGACGTGGTGGAGGTGAAGGTGGGCGAGGCCCTGAATCTCATGGCCGCGATGGGCGAGACCTTTGACCTGATCTTCCTGGACATCGACAAGGAATCCTACCTGCCGGCCCTGTCCCTGGCCCGCGGCTTGTTGCGCTCCGGTGGTCTGTTGGTGGCGGACAATACCGGATTCACCGGAGCTGCGGACTTCAACCGGGAAATCTTGAGCCACCCCGCCTGGCGCGCCGTTCACCTGCTCAGCTTCCTGCCCCGTCATTCGCCGGAGCATGACGGCCTGACCCTGGCGGTGAAGGTGGCCATGTCCGGGAAGCTTTGGTAG